Proteins from a genomic interval of Brucella intermedia LMG 3301:
- a CDS encoding LLM class flavin-dependent oxidoreductase, with translation MPYALSFLDKSPIHDGEAAQAALTRTIKLAQKAEAAGFHRFWVAEHHNSPGLASSSPEVLIGFLLAHTQHIRIGSGGVMLQHYSAYKVAENFNLLASLAPGRVDLGVGKAPGGLPLSTRALQGAYDPDRKPSFQKQLAELDGFLDHGSEKSDDDKGIAAYPVPPQKPERFLLGASVESAELAAHLDWNFVYAGHIQGDPAAIEEAVDAYRAIANRPAVLAVSVIVAESDSEAEKLAGDIRRFRVAVEGLQPVNVGSHEQALEYVRQAGATQYSIEERTPRVIRGTASQVHTELQRLHRELSIAEFVIDCPVSEGSQRLKTIELLANSRPAIAA, from the coding sequence ATGCCCTACGCGCTCAGTTTTCTCGATAAAAGTCCCATTCATGATGGCGAAGCAGCCCAGGCGGCGCTGACCCGCACGATAAAGCTTGCGCAGAAAGCAGAAGCTGCAGGCTTTCACCGTTTCTGGGTGGCAGAGCACCACAACTCACCGGGGCTTGCCAGTTCGTCACCGGAGGTACTAATCGGCTTTTTGCTGGCCCACACCCAGCATATCCGGATTGGTTCGGGCGGTGTGATGCTGCAGCACTACAGCGCTTATAAAGTCGCTGAGAACTTCAACCTTCTTGCTTCGCTTGCCCCTGGACGGGTCGATCTGGGGGTCGGAAAAGCGCCCGGAGGTCTGCCGCTTTCAACCCGCGCCTTGCAAGGCGCTTATGACCCGGACCGAAAACCATCCTTCCAAAAGCAACTCGCAGAGCTCGATGGCTTTCTCGATCATGGTTCTGAAAAATCAGATGATGATAAGGGCATCGCCGCATATCCGGTGCCGCCGCAAAAACCTGAACGTTTCCTGCTGGGTGCGAGTGTCGAAAGTGCTGAACTTGCGGCTCACCTTGATTGGAACTTCGTCTATGCCGGCCATATTCAGGGCGATCCGGCAGCGATCGAAGAAGCGGTTGACGCCTATCGGGCAATCGCGAACCGTCCTGCCGTGTTAGCGGTCAGCGTTATCGTTGCTGAGAGCGACTCTGAGGCAGAAAAACTGGCAGGTGATATTCGCCGCTTCCGTGTTGCGGTCGAAGGCCTGCAGCCGGTCAATGTGGGGAGTCACGAACAGGCGCTTGAATATGTGCGGCAGGCCGGCGCCACACAATACAGCATCGAAGAGCGCACGCCCCGTGTCATTCGTGGAACAGCCTCGCAAGTTCACACGGAACTTCAACGTCTGCACCGCGAGTTGAGTATCGCTGAGTTCGTTATCGACTGCCCTGTTTCCGAAGGCAGCCAACGTCTCAAAACCATTGAGCTGCTTGCCAATAGTCGCCCTGCAATCGCGGCATAA
- a CDS encoding LLM class flavin-dependent oxidoreductase, producing MPVSHIEHFAFLVPGSHQENDPARGLEDTLQLFEHGERLRYNSAWVRQRHLERGISSAATFLAAASQRTKRIGLGTAVIQLGYENPFRLAEDLATVDLLSNGRLNVGVSVGAPPFAHLIADLVDAAPIADYSHTRAEKLAQALRSEPLSGETEAGNAASAQIPRLRPFAEGLPNRLWYGGGSQNSARWAGQAGFNLLTGNIVSGDNTDDFLTAQKALIERFRQEWVHDRAPRVALGRVILPTDSASPDARRRYAEFAADRDKRTGFAHGPRRTLFLPDIVGTTEQILETLAADPVLPLVSEFRLELPYEFHAADYAQILTDFARLLPASAPSKPELSVVRAG from the coding sequence ATGCCCGTTTCACATATCGAACATTTCGCCTTTCTCGTTCCGGGCAGTCATCAGGAGAATGATCCCGCAAGGGGGCTAGAGGATACGCTCCAGCTTTTCGAACATGGAGAGCGACTGAGATATAACAGCGCATGGGTGCGTCAGCGCCATCTGGAGCGTGGTATTTCTTCTGCTGCTACCTTTCTCGCTGCCGCTTCGCAGCGGACGAAACGCATTGGTCTTGGCACTGCCGTTATCCAGCTCGGCTATGAAAACCCGTTCCGGCTCGCCGAAGATCTTGCAACTGTGGACCTGCTGTCAAACGGCAGGCTGAATGTTGGGGTTTCAGTGGGGGCGCCGCCTTTCGCTCATCTTATCGCAGATTTAGTCGATGCCGCACCAATTGCCGATTACAGCCATACGCGCGCAGAAAAACTGGCACAGGCACTGCGATCAGAACCGCTTTCGGGCGAAACCGAAGCGGGCAATGCCGCTAGTGCGCAAATTCCCCGTTTGAGGCCTTTTGCCGAAGGGCTGCCCAACCGCTTGTGGTATGGAGGTGGATCACAGAATTCCGCACGTTGGGCGGGTCAGGCTGGGTTCAATCTTCTGACCGGAAACATTGTCAGCGGTGACAACACGGATGATTTTCTGACGGCCCAGAAAGCACTCATAGAAAGGTTCCGTCAGGAGTGGGTGCATGACCGTGCGCCGCGTGTTGCACTTGGCCGGGTGATCCTGCCCACGGACAGCGCAAGTCCCGATGCGCGACGTCGCTACGCGGAATTTGCGGCAGATCGCGACAAGCGAACGGGTTTTGCCCATGGTCCGCGCCGCACGCTGTTTCTGCCCGATATTGTGGGCACGACAGAACAAATTCTGGAAACACTCGCAGCCGATCCTGTTTTGCCGCTTGTCTCCGAATTTCGGTTGGAGCTGCCTTATGAGTTTCATGCCGCGGATTATGCGCAAATACTCACAGATTTCGCGCGGCTTCTTCCTGCGTCGGCCCCAAGCAAGCCAGAGCTGAGCGTTGTTCGCGCTGGCTAG
- a CDS encoding GNAT family N-acetyltransferase — protein MVDIIVQSSLLDPAAQPLIDGLVHEYDSRYANLDRPGGARSEILRYPAEVFAPPLGGFHLLQRDGETIAGGGYMSHDEETVELKRIWTAPHLRRQGLARRIVLALEKSAGDLGYTRAYLSTGFRQPEATALYISLGYRPLFDTSLDVQQYRSLPFEKHIGAKLGQPISSPLYPASASFEEATQRVQERKAEQEVKILARLQSYRETAA, from the coding sequence ATGGTTGATATTATCGTCCAGTCTTCTCTTTTGGACCCTGCCGCACAGCCGCTTATTGACGGTCTGGTTCATGAATATGATAGCCGTTATGCGAATCTGGATCGGCCGGGCGGGGCGCGCAGTGAAATTCTGCGCTATCCCGCGGAGGTGTTTGCGCCGCCACTTGGCGGTTTCCATTTGCTGCAGCGCGATGGTGAAACCATTGCCGGTGGCGGCTATATGAGCCATGACGAAGAAACCGTCGAACTCAAGCGAATATGGACCGCACCGCATTTGCGCAGACAGGGGCTGGCGCGCCGTATCGTTTTGGCGCTTGAAAAAAGTGCCGGTGATCTGGGTTACACGCGCGCCTATCTCTCGACCGGCTTTCGCCAGCCCGAGGCAACAGCGCTTTACATTTCACTCGGTTATCGCCCGCTCTTCGACACATCTTTAGATGTTCAGCAATATCGCTCGCTGCCTTTTGAGAAGCACATTGGTGCCAAGCTGGGCCAGCCGATATCGTCGCCGCTCTATCCCGCATCGGCTTCATTTGAAGAGGCAACGCAGCGCGTGCAAGAGCGCAAAGCGGAGCAGGAAGTAAAAATTCTGGCGCGACTTCAGAGCTATCGCGAAACCGCTGCGTGA